DNA sequence from the Trichocoleus desertorum ATA4-8-CV12 genome:
CCTGAGCGGTGCATATATTGATGAGCAGACACAAATCAATGCTAAATGGCGTTTAGCTTGGGAGATCGTCAACCAAGGAGCTAGTCAGGCCAACCTGAGCGGTGTAGACCTGAGCGGTGCCAACCTGAGCGGTGCCAACCTGAGCGGTGCCAACCTGAGCGGTGTAGACCTGAGCGGTGCCAACCTGAGCGGTGCCAACCTGAGCGGTGCCAACCTGAGCGGTGCCAACCTGAGCGGTGCCAACCTGAGCGGTGCATATATTGATGAGCAGACACAAATCAATGCTAAATGGCGTTTAGCTTGGGAGATCGTTAACCAAGGAGCTAGTCAGGCCAACCTGAGCGGTGCAGACCTGAGCGGTGCCAACCTGAGCGGTGCCAACCTGAGCGGTGCAGACCTGAGCGGTGCCAACCTGAGCGGTGCAGACCTGAGCGGTGCCAACCTGAGCAGTGCCCACCTGATCCTTGCCAACCTGAGCGGTGCCAACCTGAGCAGTGCCCACCTGATCCTTGCCAACCTGAGCGGTGCCAACCTGAGCAGTGCCCACCTGATCCTTGCCAACCTGAGCGGTGCCAACCTGAGGGGCGCAAAATTAGATACTGCTGAGGTTATCAATGCTTACTTCGGACAAGGTATTGGACTCTCTAATACGGAACGTCAAGCTCTATTAATGCGAGGGGCAAAGTTCGATGACGCTTCTAGCGATCGTGAGTTTAGCCGCTCTCCTATCAATCGCTAAATAAATTTGAGCAACTATGCCACCTTAAGTAGTAGCGAATACTTTCTAAGGTTTAGGTTTTGCTTTCCAGCATAGTGATGAGCCGCCGTAACTTACCTGCTTCCTTCCGACCTTTATAGCGGCACTTTGCTTCATCTACAATTTTTTCCATTAGGGCTGGATCAGTACTGGCCTGCGTCCAAGCAGCTTCTAGAAAGACCTCAACAGTAATTCGCTGATCCTTACAGTAGCGGGTTAATTCTTGATCTAAGGACTTCTCTAGAACAATTGCGGAGTGACGACGAGTTTCAGGCAGCTTCATTAATTCCGCCCTTAGCTGCTCCAAAGTATTACCCAGCACAGGCTCTCGATCATCCTCTGGAGTGTCAGAGCTTGAGGCGATCGCCTCCTCTAGTGCTTCTCCCGCATTGGGTATCTGTTGCGATTGAGCGATCAAAGCATCACTTCTGGGTGGAACGGCTGCTTTAGTACGATTTTTGCGAATTCGATCAAGAACGCTGTCTGACATAAAATTCTAACCCAAACCTTAAA
Encoded proteins:
- a CDS encoding pentapeptide repeat-containing protein, translated to MSGAYIDEQTQINAKWRLAWEIVNQGASQANLSGVDLSGANLSGANLSGANLSGVDLSGANLSGANLSGANLSGANLSGANLSGAYIDEQTQINAKWRLAWEIVNQGASQANLSGADLSGANLSGANLSGADLSGANLSGADLSGANLSSAHLILANLSGANLSSAHLILANLSGANLSSAHLILANLSGANLRGAKLDTAEVINAYFGQGIGLSNTERQALLMRGAKFDDASSDREFSRSPINR